The genomic stretch TGCCTTGGCATCGCCAATGATGTCGATGGGGTTGTATATGGCCGCAAAGGGAGGCAGCGCTTCCGTGAGTTTTTCCAGTGTCTTCTGGGAGGGACGGGCCAGATGCAGTCCGGCATCTTCGCAGGCGTCGGCAGCAAGGATGCCCGGTCCGCCCGAGTTGGTGACAACGGTGAGATTCGGTCCCTGGGGAAGCGGCTGCTCGGCAAATGACCTTGCCAGATCAAAGAGCGCTTCAAGATCGTGTACCTGAATGATTCCGGCCTGACGCAGGGCGGCAGAGGAGGCCACTACTGATCCGGCCATGGAGCCGGTGTGGCTCGATGTGGCCCGTGCACCGGACTGGGTCGTGCCCGCCTTGATCATGATCACCGGTTTCTTTTCGGTAACCATGCGTGCCTTCCGCAGGAATTTTTCGCCGTCGTCCACGGATTCGAGGTAGCCGATGATGACCTTGGTTTCCGGGTCATCCCCGAGGGCTTCGAGGACATCGGCCTCGGAAAGACCGGCTTTGTTGCCAAGGCTCAGAAATTTGGAGAATCCGATGTGTTCGCCGTCGGCCCAGTCGAGAATGGCCGAGCACAAAGCGCCGGATTGCGAGAAAAATGCGATGGCCCCCTTTTGCGGGATCGACTGGGCAATGGTCGCATTGAGATTGCAATGGGTGTTGATCAGGCCCAGCGAGTTGGGGCCGAGCAGGGTGATGTTCTTGCGACGGGCGAGATCGGCCATGGCCATTTCCAGCTCGAAACCGTCGCGGCCGGTTTCACGGAATCCGGCAGTGATGACGCAGATGGCGGAAACATCGGCCTTGGCCAGTTCCTTCATGGCGCCGATGACCTTGTCCCGCGGGAGTGCTATGATGGCCATATCCGGCGGCGTCGGCAAATCCTTGATTGCAGAAATGACAGGCAGATCGAGGATTTCGCCCCCTGCGGGATTGACGGGAAACAATTTCCCCTTGTACCCTGCGCGAATCAGATTGGACACGATAAGGTGTCCTAGTTTTCCCGGTTTTCTCGATGCGCCGACAACGGCGATGGAGTCGGGACAGAGCAGGGAGTGAAAATTCGTGTTTGATTGCATAGAGTACCGGAGGTTGAATGGATACGGGTAACCTTCAAGAGTGTATCCACCATAGGTTTGGGCAAGTCAAGCTCCTCGCCACCGCACTGACACATAGTTCCTACGCCAACGAACAGGAGGGCAGCGACGACAATGAGCGTCTTGAGTTCCTGGGCGATGCCGTACTGGAGCTGTGCATATCAGAAGAAGGGTATAAACGATACCCCGATGCGCCCGAGGGACACCTGACCCGCATACGTTCTCAGCTGGTGAAGGAACAGAGTCTTGCCGCCCTGGCAAGAGAGTTGAAACTGCACCATTATTTGCTGTTGGGCAAGGGCGAAGAACAACAGGGCGGCCGCGAACGCGACGCATTGCTGGCTGACGCCTTTGAAGCGTTGCTGGGGGCAGTTTTTCTGGATGCGGGATTCGAGGTGGCCAAAAAAGTGACGCTGGGCATTTTCGAGGACAAATGGCCGAAACGGGCGGTAGTCCCCGAGAACAAGGACTTCAAGAGTCGCCTGCAGGAAGTGTCGCAGGAGCAGTTCAAAGGACGACCTAACTACGTGCTAGCCGGAACCACGGGACCGGAGCATGAGAAGCTCTTTGATGTGGACGCAACGCTGCCATCAGGCGAAGTGTTTCGCGGACGCGGAACCAGTGTCAAGCGTGCGGAGCAGGATGCTGCTCATAAAGCGCTGGAATTCCTCAACGATCAATAGCTGATCCTACCATTCCAGTGTCGGATGGTGGTGTTCCCTATCAAGGTGTATCGGAAACGACCGGAATCAAACCCGACGGCCTGAGCCGCCGGGCAGGATTCCGATCGTCTTCTGCCGTAGACGTGTGGGCGCTACGACTAGCCGCCGATGAGCTGCATTGCCATACGCGGCAGAGAGTTGGCCTGTGCCAGCATGGCGACAGCGCCCTGGGTGAGAATCTGGTTGCGGACGAATTCCGTCATTTCCTGTGCTACGTCGACATCAGAAATGCGGGATTCAGCTGCTTGCAGGTTCTCGGCCTGGATTTCCAGGTTGGTGATGGTGTTTTCCAGCCGGTTCTGCATGGCACCGAGATTCGCACGAATCTTATCCTTGGAAATGATGGCCTCGTTGATGGCCTCCATTGCGGCCTGTGCCAGCGCCTGGGTGGAGATCGCCTTGCCCGCGTTTCTGGTTTCCCAGGAATCGGAGCTGGAGCCCTTGAGACCAGCCAGATGCCCGAGACCGAATGCGGATGAGGACGATCCCTGAATGGCAACGTAGTAGTAATCTTCGGAGCAGTCGTTACCGGTACCGAAGTGAATCTTCAGCGGTCCGGTGGACGTGATGCCGCGGCCGTTGTGGTCACCGTTGGCCGGGTCGCCCGAGAGGTTGCCGTTCAGGAGATAAATTCCGTTGAAGTCCGTGGCGGCTGCGATTCGGTTAATTTCCGAAGACATCGCCTGGTACTCCGAGTCAATGATCAGACGTTGGTCGGAGTTGTAGGTACCGGTGGAAGCCTGCATCGCAAGTTCCTTCATGCGAATGAGCTTTTCATCGATAACCTGCAACGCGCCGTCCGCAGTCTGGATAAGCGAAATCGCGTCCGATGCGTTTCGGATACCCTGATGCAGGGAGCTGATTTCCGAGCGCATGAGCTCGCGAATCGCCAGACCGGCGGCGTCATCGGCAGCCGTGCCGACACGCAGACCGGAAGACAAAC from Pseudodesulfovibrio profundus encodes the following:
- a CDS encoding acetate--CoA ligase family protein; translated protein: MQSNTNFHSLLCPDSIAVVGASRKPGKLGHLIVSNLIRAGYKGKLFPVNPAGGEILDLPVISAIKDLPTPPDMAIIALPRDKVIGAMKELAKADVSAICVITAGFRETGRDGFELEMAMADLARRKNITLLGPNSLGLINTHCNLNATIAQSIPQKGAIAFFSQSGALCSAILDWADGEHIGFSKFLSLGNKAGLSEADVLEALGDDPETKVIIGYLESVDDGEKFLRKARMVTEKKPVIMIKAGTTQSGARATSSHTGSMAGSVVASSAALRQAGIIQVHDLEALFDLARSFAEQPLPQGPNLTVVTNSGGPGILAADACEDAGLHLARPSQKTLEKLTEALPPFAAIYNPIDIIGDAKADRYRATLEAVAVDEFTNAILALLTPTASAEIEATAQAIIDVAEHCEKPIFACFMGGERIGPGRDMLIAAGIPCYAYPEPAVRAIEAMYAHYQWLNRPYPVEVCFRRDKGKGKQVIRKARKVGLKELPFSDAMDMALAYELPIPETRLVRTSDQAVRAAKKLGYPVALKIVSPHIANRGDVDGIALDLHTPREVRDAWLDITTRTQRKRPDAYLAGCLVQTMGPIKAREVIVRFTQDPQFGPLISFSLVGPSAEVLGDIAYRLAPLTLQDAQDIVREIKSFPLLRGARGEDPVSLAAIEDILLSMSQMATDFPEIQEAELNPILVDTEGAMVTDLRLTIG
- the rnc gene encoding ribonuclease III; protein product: MDTGNLQECIHHRFGQVKLLATALTHSSYANEQEGSDDNERLEFLGDAVLELCISEEGYKRYPDAPEGHLTRIRSQLVKEQSLAALARELKLHHYLLLGKGEEQQGGRERDALLADAFEALLGAVFLDAGFEVAKKVTLGIFEDKWPKRAVVPENKDFKSRLQEVSQEQFKGRPNYVLAGTTGPEHEKLFDVDATLPSGEVFRGRGTSVKRAEQDAAHKALEFLNDQ
- a CDS encoding flagellin N-terminal helical domain-containing protein, whose protein sequence is MSLVINHNLMAMNAQRNLSDHYGRLGVSTRRLSSGLRVGTAADDAAGLAIRELMRSEISSLHQGIRNASDAISLIQTADGALQVIDEKLIRMKELAMQASTGTYNSDQRLIIDSEYQAMSSEINRIAAATDFNGIYLLNGNLSGDPANGDHNGRGITSTGPLKIHFGTGNDCSEDYYYVAIQGSSSSAFGLGHLAGLKGSSSDSWETRNAGKAISTQALAQAAMEAINEAIISKDKIRANLGAMQNRLENTITNLEIQAENLQAAESRISDVDVAQEMTEFVRNQILTQGAVAMLAQANSLPRMAMQLIGG